One stretch of Rhodoferax lithotrophicus DNA includes these proteins:
- a CDS encoding fumarylacetoacetate hydrolase family protein, translated as MKLATLNDGSRDGQLVVVSRDLVTAHYATGIASHVQQVLQDWNFLAPQLQDLYDTLNYGKARHAFPLDVRQCMAPLPRAYLLAVGDAFARPDTPVGAPLRLAFADGLLGACAPLSWAHAAQQPDFEAAVAVITGDVPQGASPTQTLDGVRLLALACHGVDRAWQAQPPLALMAQPNTAFSPVAVTPDELVWGGESAWSQGRLNLTLQCNLNGRQLGWCEAGSDMTAHFGELMAQLCRVRRLRAGSIISAGEVRNLGASRGSCSVATRCAQELAQNGQCPTPWLAQGDTVWIDMKGRDGQSVFGAIDQDVQIGPQVVA; from the coding sequence ATGAAATTGGCAACTTTGAATGATGGTTCCCGCGATGGCCAATTGGTGGTGGTGTCGCGTGATCTGGTCACGGCGCATTATGCAACCGGCATCGCCAGCCACGTGCAGCAGGTGCTGCAAGACTGGAACTTTCTTGCCCCGCAGCTGCAAGACCTGTATGACACCCTGAACTACGGCAAGGCCCGCCATGCTTTCCCGCTGGATGTGCGCCAATGTATGGCCCCGCTGCCACGGGCCTATCTGCTGGCGGTGGGTGATGCCTTTGCCAGGCCTGATACCCCTGTTGGCGCACCCCTGCGGCTGGCCTTTGCCGATGGGTTGCTGGGGGCTTGTGCGCCCTTGAGCTGGGCCCATGCGGCGCAGCAACCCGACTTTGAAGCTGCGGTGGCGGTGATCACCGGCGATGTGCCACAGGGCGCAAGCCCGACCCAGACGCTTGACGGTGTGCGGCTGCTGGCGCTGGCCTGCCATGGTGTTGACCGGGCCTGGCAAGCGCAACCTCCCTTGGCGCTGATGGCCCAGCCCAACACGGCATTCAGCCCGGTCGCGGTGACACCCGATGAACTGGTGTGGGGTGGCGAAAGCGCCTGGAGCCAGGGCCGTTTGAACCTGACCCTGCAATGCAACCTGAATGGCCGCCAGTTGGGCTGGTGTGAAGCGGGCAGTGACATGACGGCCCATTTTGGCGAACTGATGGCTCAGCTGTGCCGGGTGCGCCGCCTGCGTGCGGGCAGCATCATCAGTGCGGGAGAGGTGCGTAATCTGGGGGCCAGCCGTGGCAGTTGCAGTGTGGCCACCCGGTGTGCCCAGGAGCTGGCGCAAAACGGCCAATGCCCAACCCCCTGGCTGGCTCAGGGCGACACGGTGTGGATCGACATGAAGGGCCGCGACGGCCAGAGCGTGTTTGGGGCGATCGACCAGGACGTGCAGATTGGCCCGCAGGTGGTGGCTTAG
- a CDS encoding LysR substrate-binding domain-containing protein — MSTARIPPIQCLLTFEALARLRSVTQTSEELCVTPSAVSHRVKQLEQIIGTKLFGRADFSLTVEGVEYLAHVRDGLGMLQRFPGAATLPGKRKLRLAVTPTYARSMLIPRLRQFTEAYPEIDLTLQISIPLLDVVAEDADLMVRFGTGRYADVEHMCLLKDEVTPLASPAFVREHGPFEVAQDLEGEPLLRSPLEPWRTWFAARNLDWPEPVDGSQFNDVGLMCDAAAAGMGIGLIRLKLALPWLENGSLVRLGSSDVFSTNVPSPHAHYLCWRTGMMERWECVAFAEWLKQSMI; from the coding sequence ATGTCTACCGCCCGCATTCCCCCGATTCAGTGCCTGCTGACGTTTGAGGCGCTAGCGCGTCTGCGCAGTGTGACGCAAACCTCCGAAGAGCTTTGTGTGACCCCCAGCGCCGTCAGCCATCGTGTCAAACAACTCGAACAAATCATTGGCACCAAACTGTTTGGCCGAGCCGATTTTTCGCTCACGGTGGAGGGTGTGGAGTACCTGGCCCATGTGCGCGACGGCCTGGGCATGCTGCAACGTTTTCCCGGTGCGGCCACCTTGCCCGGCAAGCGCAAACTGCGGCTGGCCGTGACACCCACGTATGCACGTTCGATGCTGATTCCGCGCCTGCGCCAGTTCACCGAGGCGTATCCCGAGATTGACCTCACGTTGCAAATCTCCATCCCCCTGCTGGATGTGGTGGCCGAAGATGCCGACCTGATGGTGCGTTTTGGCACTGGCCGCTATGCCGATGTGGAACACATGTGCCTGCTGAAAGACGAAGTCACACCGCTGGCATCCCCGGCTTTTGTGCGTGAACATGGCCCGTTTGAAGTGGCGCAAGACCTGGAAGGTGAGCCGCTCTTGCGCAGCCCGCTGGAGCCTTGGCGCACCTGGTTTGCCGCACGCAACCTGGATTGGCCCGAGCCAGTAGATGGCTCGCAGTTCAACGACGTGGGCCTGATGTGTGACGCTGCGGCCGCGGGCATGGGCATCGGATTGATCCGCCTGAAGCTGGCCCTGCCCTGGCTGGAAAACGGCTCGTTGGTACGGCTGGGCTCCAGCGACGTGTTTTCCACCAACGTGCCCAGCCCACACGCGCACTACCTGTGCTGGCGCACCGGCATGATGGAGCGCTGGGAATGCGTCGCCTTTGCCGAATGGCTCAAGCAAAGCATGATCTAA
- a CDS encoding OmpA family protein, whose amino-acid sequence MQWLRQGSVGVLSALLMACAPATRVILLPEGAGKHTAVDVKGALGTVSLTAPYQTANVDKSGSVELTETDPMVVLDRYGAILAHMPAAEEQFLLYFEVGGAELTDVSKAQLPTILERARARKGGEIIVIGHTDRVGAVPANDALSLERARAIRQLLMDQGFKPELIDAVGRGERSPLVPTDDEVAEPQNRRAEIIVR is encoded by the coding sequence ATGCAATGGCTCAGGCAAGGCAGTGTAGGGGTCCTTTCAGCCTTGCTCATGGCTTGTGCTCCGGCCACACGGGTGATTTTGCTGCCCGAAGGTGCCGGCAAACACACCGCAGTGGATGTCAAAGGTGCCCTTGGGACAGTCAGTTTGACCGCCCCCTACCAAACGGCCAATGTGGACAAATCTGGATCGGTTGAATTGACCGAAACGGATCCCATGGTGGTGTTGGATCGTTATGGTGCCATCCTGGCGCACATGCCTGCGGCAGAGGAGCAATTTTTGCTCTACTTTGAAGTGGGTGGTGCAGAATTGACCGATGTATCCAAAGCGCAATTGCCGACCATTCTGGAGCGTGCACGAGCCCGCAAAGGCGGCGAAATCATCGTCATTGGACACACCGACCGGGTGGGTGCTGTGCCCGCCAACGATGCTTTGTCACTGGAGCGTGCGCGGGCCATCCGGCAGCTGTTGATGGATCAAGGCTTTAAGCCCGAGCTGATTGATGCCGTGGGGCGTGGTGAGCGTTCCCCCTTGGTGCCGACGGATGACGAAGTGGCTGAACCGCAAAATCGTCGTGCCGAAATCATTGTTCGCTGA
- a CDS encoding BTH_I0359 family protein: MHTLYDSDTYSVTHMLANAVAADVPPDTLKEGEQLLIVPALARHGFEIVDKRSNKEVYLDGSWAELFQQKISAWQLKTPTQEEVEDTLEQYAELAQNPVGIH; encoded by the coding sequence ATGCACACGCTTTACGACTCTGACACTTACTCTGTAACCCACATGCTGGCCAATGCCGTGGCTGCCGATGTGCCGCCAGACACCCTCAAAGAAGGCGAACAGTTGCTGATCGTGCCGGCACTGGCCCGTCATGGCTTTGAAATTGTGGACAAACGGTCCAACAAAGAGGTCTACCTGGACGGCTCATGGGCTGAACTGTTCCAGCAAAAAATTTCAGCCTGGCAGCTCAAAACCCCGACACAGGAAGAAGTTGAAGACACCCTGGAGCAGTATGCCGAGTTGGCTCAAAACCCGGTGGGGATTCACTAA
- the asd gene encoding archaetidylserine decarboxylase (Phosphatidylserine decarboxylase is synthesized as a single chain precursor. Generation of the pyruvoyl active site from a Ser is coupled to cleavage of a Gly-Ser bond between the larger (beta) and smaller (alpha chains). It is an integral membrane protein.) — protein MSDRFAVLPQYLLPKQALTLLAGRVARAQGGAFTTRLIQWFVQRYRVNMAEAANPDVASYASFNDFFTRALKAGARPLAQAELICPVDGAISQFGRIEGQQIFQAKGHQYSSTTLVGGDAALARQFDNGHFATLYLSPRDYHRIHMPCAGRLTRMIYVPGDLFSVNPTTARGVPGLFARNERVVCVFERPDGLGPFVLVLVGATIVGSMATTWHGIINNPRAGQLFEKRYENECIEFKQGDEMGRFLLGSTVVMLFPQGRLQFNPAWQPGGAIRLGEGMANQ, from the coding sequence ATGTCCGACCGTTTTGCCGTGCTGCCACAGTACCTTTTGCCCAAACAAGCCCTGACCCTGCTGGCCGGGCGTGTGGCACGTGCCCAGGGTGGCGCATTCACCACCCGCTTGATTCAATGGTTTGTGCAGCGTTATCGTGTCAACATGGCGGAGGCGGCCAACCCGGATGTGGCCAGCTACGCCAGCTTCAACGACTTTTTTACCCGCGCACTCAAAGCCGGTGCCCGTCCGCTGGCGCAGGCCGAGCTGATTTGTCCGGTGGACGGGGCCATCAGCCAGTTCGGTCGCATTGAAGGCCAGCAGATTTTTCAGGCCAAAGGGCATCAATACAGCAGCACCACGCTGGTCGGTGGTGATGCGGCGCTGGCCCGGCAGTTTGACAACGGCCACTTTGCCACCCTGTACCTGAGTCCGCGTGACTACCACCGCATCCACATGCCCTGCGCCGGCCGCCTGACCCGCATGATTTATGTGCCGGGAGATCTGTTTTCGGTCAACCCCACCACCGCGCGGGGTGTGCCGGGCCTGTTTGCACGCAACGAGCGTGTGGTGTGTGTGTTTGAGCGTCCCGATGGCTTGGGCCCGTTTGTGCTGGTGCTGGTGGGGGCCACCATCGTCGGCAGCATGGCCACCACCTGGCACGGCATCATCAACAACCCCAGGGCCGGGCAGTTGTTTGAGAAGCGCTATGAGAATGAGTGCATCGAATTCAAACAGGGCGACGAGATGGGCCGTTTTCTGCTGGGTTCCACCGTGGTCATGTTGTTCCCCCAAGGCCGGTTGCAGTTCAACCCGGCCTGGCAGCCGGGCGGGGCGATTCGGCTGGGCGAGGGGATGGCCAACCAGTAG
- a CDS encoding MarC family protein, producing MQYTFLSATILLILITDPIGNIPIFANALQHVAPERRPRVILREVMIAFLLLLTFMFVGESFLRVMNLNELSLQIAGGVILFLIALRMIFPPAKVETAEPVGEPLIVPLAIPAIAGPSALATVLLLVSQQPEKRMEWIAALCVTMTLSAVVLVLAERIQRVAGDRFVVALERLMGLVLVAVSIEMMLRGIKIFVKQVAGA from the coding sequence ATGCAGTACACCTTTCTCTCCGCCACCATTCTGCTGATTTTGATCACCGACCCGATTGGCAACATCCCGATCTTTGCCAACGCGCTCCAGCACGTCGCCCCCGAGCGGCGCCCGCGCGTCATCCTGCGCGAGGTGATGATTGCCTTTTTGCTGCTGCTGACCTTCATGTTTGTTGGCGAGAGCTTCTTGCGGGTGATGAACCTGAACGAACTCTCCTTGCAAATTGCGGGCGGCGTGATTCTGTTTTTGATTGCCCTGCGCATGATTTTTCCGCCCGCCAAAGTGGAAACTGCCGAGCCTGTGGGTGAGCCACTGATTGTGCCGCTGGCGATTCCCGCCATTGCCGGGCCGTCCGCCCTGGCCACGGTGCTGCTGCTGGTGTCGCAACAACCCGAAAAACGCATGGAGTGGATTGCCGCGCTGTGCGTCACCATGACGCTGAGCGCTGTGGTGCTGGTACTGGCCGAACGCATTCAGCGCGTGGCCGGTGACCGCTTTGTGGTGGCGCTGGAGCGGCTGATGGGCTTGGTGCTGGTGGCGGTGTCGATTGAAATGATGCTGCGCGGCATCAAGATTTTTGTCAAACAAGTCGCCGGGGCGTGA
- the purU gene encoding formyltetrahydrofolate deformylase, translated as MNPVYILTLSCPDRLGLVHAVSGFLLERSGNIEEAAQYNDAGTGLFFMRVQFACAKLTFDELKTQLAEFAAPFQMQWKLHAQAQPMRTVILVSKEGHCLNDLLFRWKSGLLPLDIRAIVSNHREFYQLAASYNVPFHHLPVTAATKAQVEAKQMEIIESEGAELVVLARYMQILSNDLCQKLSGRAINIHHSFLPSFKGAKPYYQAHDRGVKLIGATAHYVTADLDEGPIIEQDVARVDHSKTVEDLTAQGRDTESQVLARAVKWHSEHRVLINGHKTVIFK; from the coding sequence ATGAATCCTGTTTACATCCTGACCCTGTCCTGCCCTGACCGTTTGGGCCTGGTTCACGCCGTTTCCGGCTTCCTGCTGGAGCGCAGCGGCAACATTGAAGAGGCCGCCCAATACAACGATGCGGGCACCGGTTTGTTCTTCATGCGGGTGCAGTTTGCCTGTGCCAAGCTGACGTTTGATGAACTCAAGACCCAACTGGCTGAGTTTGCGGCCCCTTTTCAGATGCAGTGGAAATTACACGCGCAAGCCCAGCCCATGCGTACCGTCATCCTGGTCAGCAAGGAAGGCCATTGCCTGAATGACCTGCTGTTTCGCTGGAAAAGCGGCCTGCTGCCGCTGGACATCCGCGCCATCGTCAGCAACCACCGTGAGTTCTACCAACTGGCGGCCAGTTACAACGTGCCGTTTCACCACCTGCCGGTAACGGCGGCCACCAAGGCCCAGGTGGAAGCCAAGCAGATGGAGATCATCGAGAGCGAAGGGGCCGAACTGGTGGTGCTGGCACGCTACATGCAAATCCTCAGCAACGACCTGTGCCAAAAGCTGTCAGGCCGCGCCATCAACATCCACCACAGCTTTTTGCCCAGCTTCAAAGGGGCCAAGCCCTATTACCAGGCGCATGACCGGGGCGTGAAACTGATTGGGGCCACCGCCCACTATGTCACCGCCGATCTGGACGAAGGCCCGATCATCGAACAAGATGTGGCCCGCGTTGACCACAGCAAAACCGTGGAAGACCTCACTGCCCAGGGACGCGACACCGAAAGCCAGGTACTGGCCCGCGCCGTCAAATGGCACAGCGAACACCGCGTGCTGATCAACGGACACAAGACGGTGATTTTCAAATAG
- a CDS encoding FAD-linked oxidase C-terminal domain-containing protein: MNAPTSTPVFSAHQRTEQQALVVQGLKAVLPAHALLWNSEDTTPYECDGLTAYRQRPLVVALPEDETQVQAALKTCYALGVPVVARGAGTGLSGGAMPHPMGVTLSLARFNRILKLDPLARTATVQCGVRNLAISEAAAPLGLYYAPDPSSQIACTIGGNVAENSGGVHCLKYGLTLHNILKIKGFTMAGEPIEFGSGALDAPGYDLLSVVIGSEGMLAVVTEVTVKLIPKPQLARCIMASFDDIPKAGDAVAAVIAAGIIPAGLEMMDKPMTAAVEDYVHAGYDLDAAAILLCESDGTPEEVEEEIQRMTQVLLAAGATKIAVSQSEQERMTFWSGRKNAFPASGRISPDYMCMDSTIPRKRVADILLAIQEMEKKYQLRCANVFHAGDGNLHPLILFDANDPDQLHRAELFGADILETSVAMGGTVTGEHGVGIEKLNSMCVQFSAAENEQMFGLKRAFDAKGLLNPGKVIPTSNRCAEYGKMLVRGGQIKYPELERF; the protein is encoded by the coding sequence ATGAATGCACCCACCTCCACCCCGGTTTTTTCTGCCCATCAAAGAACAGAGCAGCAGGCGCTAGTGGTGCAAGGGCTGAAGGCCGTTTTGCCAGCGCACGCCCTGCTGTGGAATAGCGAGGACACCACCCCGTACGAGTGTGATGGCCTCACCGCTTACCGCCAGCGCCCGCTGGTGGTGGCCCTACCGGAAGACGAAACCCAGGTCCAAGCTGCACTGAAAACCTGCTACGCGCTGGGTGTTCCGGTGGTGGCGCGTGGTGCTGGTACCGGCCTGTCAGGCGGAGCCATGCCGCACCCCATGGGGGTCACTTTGTCACTGGCAAGGTTCAACCGCATCCTGAAGCTGGACCCGCTGGCACGTACCGCCACGGTGCAATGTGGCGTGCGCAACCTGGCTATCAGTGAAGCCGCCGCGCCGCTGGGCCTGTATTACGCGCCCGACCCCAGCAGCCAGATTGCCTGCACCATTGGCGGCAATGTGGCGGAAAACTCAGGCGGGGTGCACTGCCTGAAATACGGCCTGACGCTGCACAACATTCTGAAAATCAAGGGCTTCACCATGGCCGGTGAGCCGATCGAGTTTGGTTCTGGCGCGCTGGATGCGCCCGGCTACGACCTGCTGAGTGTGGTGATTGGCTCCGAAGGCATGCTGGCGGTGGTGACTGAAGTGACGGTCAAGCTGATTCCCAAGCCGCAACTGGCACGCTGCATCATGGCCAGCTTTGACGACATTCCCAAAGCTGGCGACGCGGTTGCCGCGGTGATTGCCGCCGGCATCATTCCGGCCGGGCTGGAGATGATGGACAAGCCCATGACCGCCGCCGTGGAAGACTACGTACACGCCGGCTACGACCTGGATGCCGCGGCCATTCTGCTCTGCGAGTCGGATGGCACGCCGGAAGAAGTTGAAGAGGAAATTCAGCGTATGACGCAAGTGCTGCTTGCGGCAGGCGCTACAAAAATTGCAGTCAGCCAAAGTGAGCAGGAGCGCATGACGTTCTGGAGCGGACGCAAAAATGCGTTTCCGGCCAGTGGGCGCATCAGCCCGGACTACATGTGCATGGACTCGACGATTCCGCGCAAGCGCGTGGCTGACATTTTGCTGGCGATCCAGGAGATGGAGAAAAAATACCAGCTGCGCTGCGCCAACGTGTTCCACGCCGGTGACGGCAACCTGCATCCGCTGATTTTGTTTGATGCCAATGACCCCGACCAGCTGCACCGCGCCGAGTTGTTTGGGGCCGATATTCTGGAAACCAGTGTCGCCATGGGCGGCACGGTGACCGGCGAACATGGTGTGGGCATTGAAAAGCTCAACAGCATGTGTGTGCAGTTCAGTGCGGCAGAAAATGAACAGATGTTTGGCCTGAAACGGGCGTTTGACGCCAAAGGCCTGCTCAACCCCGGCAAGGTGATTCCGACCAGCAACCGGTGTGCCGAATACGGCAAGATGCTGGTGCGTGGCGGCCAGATCAAGTACCCCGAGCTGGAACGGTTTTAG
- a CDS encoding CidA/LrgA family protein, translating to MQSLQGLAWLLAMQSLGELLSRGGALPFPGPVIGMLLLLLALQWSWVREPVAACARFLLSHLSLLFVPVGVGVMTHLGLLGQYGIRMLAVIVLSTWIGLIVTVLVLKALKKTDHA from the coding sequence ATGCAGAGTCTACAGGGTCTGGCATGGCTTTTGGCCATGCAGTCTTTGGGTGAATTGCTGTCACGCGGCGGGGCGCTGCCGTTTCCCGGACCGGTGATTGGCATGCTGCTGCTTTTGCTGGCGCTACAGTGGTCCTGGGTGCGCGAACCGGTGGCGGCTTGTGCCCGTTTTTTGCTGAGCCATCTCTCACTGTTGTTTGTGCCAGTGGGTGTCGGGGTGATGACCCATCTGGGGCTGTTGGGTCAATACGGTATTCGCATGCTGGCTGTGATTGTGCTGTCCACCTGGATCGGCCTGATCGTCACGGTGCTGGTGCTGAAGGCTTTGAAAAAAACGGATCATGCCTAA
- a CDS encoding LrgB family protein, translating to MPKFVELWVYLSATPLFGLTMTLVVYVLAQALYARLNQAAWANPVLWSVVCLASLLTLTGVDYPTYFSGAQFIHFLLGPAVVALAWPLWERRAALRLHWRALLAAAVVGGVAASGSALLLGWVFGLPQAVVLSLAPKSVTAPVAMGIADKIGGIPALAAVFAVVTGMVGALSGKVLFDFLKIPTDAHGWMARGFSMGTAAHGIGAARALQVNADAGAFAGLALGLQVVLASLLIPLIFRLF from the coding sequence ATGCCTAAGTTTGTTGAGCTCTGGGTCTACCTGTCCGCCACGCCCTTGTTTGGCTTGACCATGACCTTGGTGGTGTACGTGCTGGCGCAGGCCCTGTACGCGCGCCTGAACCAAGCCGCTTGGGCCAACCCGGTGTTATGGTCGGTCGTCTGCTTGGCCAGCCTGCTGACCCTGACAGGTGTGGACTATCCAACGTATTTCTCTGGCGCACAGTTCATCCACTTTTTGCTCGGGCCCGCCGTGGTGGCCCTGGCCTGGCCACTTTGGGAACGCCGGGCCGCACTGCGGCTACATTGGCGTGCACTGCTGGCCGCTGCTGTCGTGGGGGGTGTGGCGGCCAGCGGCTCTGCCTTGCTGCTGGGCTGGGTCTTTGGGCTGCCGCAGGCTGTGGTGTTGTCCCTCGCGCCCAAGTCAGTGACAGCACCGGTGGCCATGGGCATTGCGGACAAGATTGGCGGTATTCCTGCCCTGGCGGCCGTATTTGCCGTGGTGACCGGCATGGTGGGGGCACTCAGTGGCAAGGTTTTGTTTGATTTCTTAAAAATTCCAACCGATGCGCATGGCTGGATGGCACGTGGTTTCTCCATGGGCACCGCCGCACATGGCATTGGCGCAGCACGTGCGCTTCAAGTCAACGCTGATGCCGGGGCTTTTGCCGGGCTGGCACTGGGTTTGCAGGTGGTGCTGGCTTCGCTGCTGATTCCCCTGATATTCAGGCTGTTTTAG
- a CDS encoding DUF3108 domain-containing protein — protein MASPTPPYKTWLMLGLAVLLLHLSLLQNLPLHLGNLDSDTHALSFVTRTLTPDPAPVPEPVRQPVVQPPPQPSPNTNVVSAQPAANAPAQATQAPAPAEASSAEPPASTPQEVATDPVPPHPDEVAAAFSVDSVPGSVKLIYKVLSNKFPYKLDGELIWQLVDGRYEASLSFGAFGQTRIQTSRGRVEKDGLAPTRFSDKYRSEVAAHFNPTQSKVTFSANTPDVPLLSGAQDRLSVLVQLAAMAASAPARFTPGTTLSFQTVGPRDADMWLFTVGQMESLDLPGGQLQGIKLTRNPRQTYDQKVDIWLAPALNYLPARIRIQETNGDYIDQQWAATETP, from the coding sequence ATGGCCTCACCCACTCCACCCTACAAAACCTGGCTGATGCTCGGCTTGGCGGTGTTGCTGCTGCACCTGTCGTTGTTGCAAAACCTGCCCTTGCACCTGGGTAATCTGGACTCAGACACCCACGCGCTGAGTTTTGTCACCCGCACGCTCACCCCAGATCCAGCGCCTGTCCCTGAGCCGGTGCGTCAGCCCGTGGTTCAACCGCCACCGCAACCCAGCCCCAACACCAACGTGGTGTCTGCACAGCCGGCCGCCAACGCCCCCGCCCAAGCAACTCAAGCCCCCGCACCAGCCGAAGCATCCAGTGCCGAGCCCCCCGCCAGCACACCTCAAGAAGTCGCAACAGACCCCGTGCCCCCCCACCCCGATGAAGTTGCCGCAGCGTTCAGCGTTGACAGCGTGCCCGGCTCGGTCAAGCTGATTTACAAGGTGTTGTCCAATAAATTCCCGTACAAACTGGATGGTGAGCTGATCTGGCAGCTGGTGGATGGGCGCTATGAGGCCAGCTTGAGTTTTGGCGCATTCGGTCAGACCCGTATCCAAACCAGTCGCGGACGGGTGGAAAAAGATGGTTTGGCCCCCACTCGCTTTTCAGACAAATACCGCAGTGAAGTGGCGGCACATTTCAACCCAACCCAGAGCAAAGTCACCTTCAGCGCCAATACGCCCGATGTGCCGCTGCTCAGTGGCGCACAAGACCGGCTCAGTGTGCTGGTCCAACTGGCTGCCATGGCGGCCAGCGCACCCGCGCGTTTTACCCCGGGCACCACGCTGTCGTTTCAGACCGTCGGGCCACGTGATGCCGATATGTGGTTGTTCACCGTGGGCCAGATGGAAAGCCTGGATTTGCCCGGTGGCCAACTTCAGGGCATCAAGCTGACCCGTAATCCACGCCAGACCTATGACCAGAAGGTCGACATCTGGCTGGCCCCAGCCCTGAACTATTTGCCTGCGCGGATTCGCATCCAGGAAACCAATGGTGATTACATTGACCAGCAATGGGCCGCCACGGAAACACCTTGA
- a CDS encoding M20 aminoacylase family protein — MNLISNFNQHLDALTALRRDLHAHPELCFQEQRTSDLVAAKLTEWGIPIHRGLGGTGVVGIIQSGSSSRAIGLRADMDALPMQEANTFAHASTEPGKMHACGHDGHTTMLLAAAQHLAQQRDFDGTVYLIFQPAEEGGGGAREMIKDGLFERFPMEAVFGLHNWPGMKFGEFAASPGPVMASSNEFKITLHGKGGHAAMPHNAIDPVPVACQLVQSFQTIVSRQVKPIDAAVVSVTMIHTGEATNVIPNHCELQGTVRTFSIDVLDMIEARMRLMTEHICAASGLQADFEFSRNYPPTINSVAEAEFCRQVMAGIVGKDHVVAQEPTMGAEDFSYMLLEKPGCYAFIANGDGDHRSIGHGGGPCMLHNPSYDFNDHLLPLGATYWVRLVEHWLAIRF, encoded by the coding sequence ATGAATTTAATATCAAATTTCAACCAACACCTAGATGCCCTCACCGCCCTGCGGCGTGACCTCCATGCCCACCCCGAGCTGTGTTTTCAGGAACAACGCACCTCAGACCTGGTGGCCGCCAAGCTCACCGAGTGGGGCATCCCCATCCACCGGGGGCTGGGTGGCACGGGCGTAGTGGGCATCATCCAGTCGGGCAGCTCAAGCCGGGCCATCGGCCTGCGCGCCGACATGGATGCCCTGCCGATGCAGGAAGCCAATACTTTCGCCCACGCCAGCACCGAACCCGGCAAGATGCACGCCTGCGGCCATGACGGCCACACCACCATGCTGCTGGCCGCCGCCCAGCACCTGGCCCAGCAGCGTGATTTTGATGGCACGGTGTACCTGATCTTCCAGCCCGCCGAAGAAGGCGGTGGCGGTGCCCGCGAAATGATCAAGGACGGCTTGTTCGAGCGCTTTCCCATGGAGGCCGTGTTTGGCTTGCACAACTGGCCCGGCATGAAGTTTGGCGAATTTGCCGCCAGCCCCGGGCCGGTGATGGCCTCCAGCAATGAATTCAAAATCACCTTACACGGCAAAGGGGGCCACGCCGCCATGCCGCACAACGCCATCGACCCGGTGCCGGTGGCCTGCCAGTTGGTGCAAAGTTTTCAAACCATCGTCAGCCGCCAGGTCAAACCCATTGATGCGGCGGTGGTCTCGGTCACCATGATCCACACCGGCGAGGCCACCAACGTGATCCCCAACCACTGCGAGCTGCAAGGCACGGTGCGCACCTTCTCGATCGACGTGCTGGACATGATCGAGGCCCGCATGCGGCTGATGACTGAACACATCTGCGCCGCCTCGGGCCTGCAGGCCGACTTTGAGTTCAGCCGCAATTACCCGCCCACCATCAACAGCGTGGCCGAGGCCGAGTTTTGCCGCCAGGTGATGGCCGGTATCGTGGGCAAAGACCATGTCGTGGCGCAAGAGCCCACCATGGGTGCGGAAGATTTCTCCTATATGTTGCTGGAAAAACCCGGCTGCTACGCCTTTATTGCCAATGGCGACGGTGACCACCGCAGCATCGGCCACGGCGGTGGCCCTTGTATGTTGCACAACCCGAGTTACGACTTCAATGACCACTTGCTGCCGCTGGGAGCCACCTACTGGGTGCGACTGGTCGAGCACTGGCTGGCCATCCGGTTCTGA